A part of Oceanivirga salmonicida genomic DNA contains:
- a CDS encoding carbohydrate ABC transporter permease produces the protein MISEFVYDSYGVEHKRKNLYLLDKAKGLKPNKKQHPYIQELSKFKEAEKAFKIDLEKKLSDFKKNLDNVDGKMKKIAIRKEKARLNHEFYSKYYDLTYDASMVVDISKLELSMLERIIKTYDTTKQQLQDFRKELENVNSEIETREELNYKKEIEKREKLFKVEKEKLLKLKKDGIISNKAYLNSIKSIKIKNKDELEVIKLNIPSVLIKAKIKSNEYALKNNYKNMLNILESDISDVRRRTPIEVGRVNKFLPIMTFLLPGLGQFINKQYFKSILFALLGLFTYIIAIPYSIGYGNYQGQGIYGLYTLASNGSKIDKSMIFMIEGIIALMLICFVIAIYYFTYKDIKNVLDSELKGIRPMTYFETIESLKEEGLPYIVSVIAFVLILFIVIVPITTTLLLSFTGMDPYHQSKFSWVGFENYKLLLSASGVAGGPFWLIIGWTLMWTLGATTSAIFVGFMLAIIANNDRIKGKKFFRTIFLLPWAVPGFITIMYFSIMTSPSGSISILLQKITGVDILIKNSPTYTRIFLILMQTWLGSSYVFLLSTGVLQAIPSDLYEAADIDGSSSWKKLSRITIPLVLFQTAPLLISQYTFNFNNFSIIYLFNEGGPFLPTKYGNIAGASDLLISYIYKLTIKSQYQSAGAAITIFISIALMVVAYVGFKNSKAFKED, from the coding sequence ATGATTAGTGAATTTGTTTATGATAGCTATGGAGTAGAGCATAAAAGAAAAAATTTGTATCTACTTGATAAAGCTAAGGGATTAAAACCAAATAAAAAGCAACATCCTTATATTCAAGAATTATCTAAATTTAAAGAAGCAGAAAAAGCTTTTAAAATTGATTTAGAAAAGAAACTTTCAGATTTTAAAAAGAATTTAGATAATGTTGATGGGAAAATGAAAAAAATTGCCATTAGAAAAGAAAAGGCAAGATTAAATCATGAATTTTATAGTAAATATTATGATTTAACATATGATGCAAGTATGGTTGTAGATATTTCAAAGTTAGAATTATCAATGTTAGAAAGAATAATAAAAACTTATGACACAACTAAACAACAATTACAAGATTTTAGAAAAGAATTAGAAAATGTAAATTCTGAAATAGAGACAAGAGAAGAATTAAATTATAAAAAAGAAATAGAAAAAAGAGAGAAATTATTTAAAGTTGAAAAGGAAAAATTACTTAAACTAAAAAAAGATGGTATTATTTCTAATAAAGCCTATTTAAACTCAATAAAATCAATAAAAATAAAAAATAAAGATGAGTTAGAAGTTATTAAACTAAATATACCATCTGTATTAATTAAAGCAAAAATAAAAAGTAATGAATACGCACTTAAAAATAACTATAAAAATATGTTAAATATATTGGAATCTGATATATCTGATGTTAGAAGAAGAACACCAATAGAAGTTGGAAGAGTTAATAAATTTTTACCAATTATGACATTTTTATTACCAGGTTTAGGACAATTTATAAACAAACAATACTTTAAATCAATTTTATTTGCGTTATTAGGATTATTTACATATATTATTGCAATACCATATTCAATAGGTTATGGAAATTATCAAGGTCAAGGAATTTATGGACTTTATACACTTGCAAGTAATGGTTCTAAAATAGATAAATCTATGATATTTATGATAGAAGGAATAATTGCTTTAATGCTTATATGTTTTGTTATAGCAATATATTATTTTACATATAAAGATATAAAAAATGTACTAGACTCTGAACTTAAAGGTATTAGACCTATGACTTATTTTGAAACAATAGAATCATTAAAAGAAGAAGGATTACCTTATATAGTTTCAGTTATAGCATTTGTACTTATATTATTTATAGTAATAGTGCCAATAACTACAACATTACTTTTATCATTTACAGGTATGGATCCTTACCATCAATCTAAATTTTCTTGGGTAGGATTTGAAAACTATAAATTATTATTAAGTGCTAGTGGAGTTGCAGGTGGACCGTTCTGGTTAATTATAGGATGGACTTTAATGTGGACATTAGGAGCAACAACATCAGCAATATTTGTCGGATTTATGTTAGCGATAATAGCGAATAATGATAGAATAAAAGGAAAGAAATTTTTCAGAACAATATTCTTACTACCTTGGGCTGTACCAGGATTTATAACAATTATGTATTTTAGTATAATGACAAGTCCATCAGGAAGTATATCAATATTATTACAAAAAATAACAGGAGTAGATATTTTAATTAAAAATAGTCCTACTTATACAAGAATATTTTTAATATTAATGCAAACTTGGCTTGGAAGTTCCTATGTATTCTTATTATCAACAGGGGTATTACAAGCAATACCAAGCGATTTATATGAAGCAGCAGATATAGATGGCTCTAGTTCATGGAAGAAGTTATCAAGAATAACTATACCATTAGTATTATTCCAAACTGCACCATTGCTTATATCTCAATATACATTTAATTTTAATAATTTCTCTATAATTTACCTATTTAATGAAGGTGGACCTTTCTTACCTACTAAATATGGTAATATTGCAGGAGCGAGTGATTTATTGATTTCATATATATATAAATTAACTATAAAGAGTCAATACCAATCAGCAGGAGCAGCTATTACAATATTTATATCAATAGCACTTATGGTGGTTGCTTATGTAGGATTTAAAAATTCTAAGGCATTTAAGGAGGATTAA